In one window of Desulfovibrio litoralis DSM 11393 DNA:
- a CDS encoding NAD-dependent epimerase: protein MNILVTGAAGFIGFHLSQRYLKEGHTVVGLDNLNSYYDPRLKLDRLRILQAHKNFVPAIQDLADAKTLNKLFNQYRFDIVVNLAAQAGVRYSLEDPASYVNSNLVGFANLLEAARNYQTGHFVYASSSSVYGLNEKVPFSVEDNVDHPISLYAASKKSNELMAHSYSHLFRIPCTGLRFFTVYGPWGRPDMALFKFTRAILENKPIDVYNNGQMKRDFTYIDDIVEGVVRISYKKPEPNKNWNPMNPDPASSTAPYTIFNIGNNNSVELGVFIETLEKVLGRKAQKNLMPMQAGDVSSTYANIDSLQSVVGFKPQTDLTYGIEQFVNWYRDYYKV from the coding sequence ATGAACATACTCGTTACCGGAGCCGCCGGCTTTATCGGCTTTCACTTAAGTCAACGCTATTTAAAAGAAGGTCATACCGTTGTCGGACTAGATAATCTTAACTCTTATTATGACCCACGTTTAAAGCTCGACCGCTTACGCATCTTACAAGCTCATAAGAATTTTGTTCCCGCTATTCAAGATTTGGCTGATGCCAAAACCCTTAACAAATTGTTTAATCAATATCGCTTTGATATCGTGGTTAACCTTGCCGCTCAGGCGGGCGTTAGATATAGCCTCGAAGACCCGGCATCTTATGTTAATTCTAACCTTGTTGGTTTTGCTAATCTTTTAGAAGCCGCCCGCAACTATCAAACAGGACACTTTGTTTATGCTTCTTCTTCCTCTGTTTACGGCTTAAATGAAAAAGTTCCGTTTAGCGTAGAAGATAACGTTGACCACCCGATTAGCCTTTATGCCGCCAGTAAAAAAAGTAATGAATTAATGGCACATAGCTATAGCCATTTATTCCGCATTCCGTGTACGGGTTTACGCTTTTTTACTGTTTACGGCCCTTGGGGAAGACCTGATATGGCGTTGTTCAAATTTACTCGGGCAATTTTGGAAAACAAGCCGATCGATGTATATAACAATGGACAGATGAAGCGTGATTTCACCTATATTGATGATATAGTCGAAGGGGTTGTAAGGATTTCTTATAAAAAACCTGAACCAAATAAAAATTGGAATCCGATGAACCCTGATCCTGCGAGTAGTACAGCTCCTTATACTATTTTTAATATTGGCAATAACAACAGCGTTGAACTCGGCGTTTTTATTGAAACATTAGAAAAAGTTTTAGGACGCAAGGCTCAAAAAAATCTTATGCCGATGCAGGCAGGCGACGTTTCCTCAACTTATGCAAATATTGATTCTTTACAAAGTGTTGTTGGCTTTAAACCGCAAACTGATTTAACGTATGGAATTGAACAATTTGTAAATTGGTATAGAGATTATTACAAAGTTTAG
- a CDS encoding ParB/RepB/Spo0J family partition protein — MSNQSKGLGRGLEALFKANNEQSNQVNEVVKIIPIKQVKANQGQPRKTYDDAALQDLANSIKAQGILQPILVRPIHGTNPEEFEIVAGERRWRSAQIAGLTEVPVLVKMFGDMETLAVALIENLQRENLNPLEEALALRELKNEFNISQDELAEKIGKSRPYIANALRLLQLPEEIQSFMLSGELSAGHARALLAITDPAIQLEACQRILSEKLSVREAEKLATYWKEFGTLPESNLIRQTQASSTLKKTPPSIQLQDLTRKISGALDLKVKLSGSMEKGKLSVTFNNEAELNRLLSVLGLEG, encoded by the coding sequence ATGTCAAATCAGTCAAAAGGCTTGGGAAGAGGCTTAGAAGCCCTTTTTAAGGCGAATAACGAACAAAGTAATCAGGTTAACGAGGTCGTAAAAATTATCCCGATTAAACAGGTAAAAGCGAACCAAGGACAACCGAGAAAGACTTATGACGATGCGGCACTCCAAGATTTAGCAAATTCTATTAAAGCCCAAGGTATTTTGCAACCGATTTTGGTGCGTCCTATTCACGGGACAAATCCTGAGGAATTTGAGATTGTTGCCGGTGAACGGCGTTGGCGTTCGGCACAAATTGCGGGTTTAACCGAAGTTCCTGTTTTAGTGAAAATGTTTGGCGATATGGAAACCTTGGCAGTCGCCTTGATTGAAAACCTACAAAGAGAAAATCTAAATCCTTTAGAAGAAGCCCTTGCCCTGCGTGAATTAAAGAATGAATTTAATATCAGCCAAGATGAACTTGCGGAAAAAATCGGTAAATCTCGTCCTTATATTGCCAATGCTTTGCGTTTATTACAATTACCCGAAGAAATTCAAAGCTTTATGTTGAGCGGAGAATTGAGTGCGGGACACGCAAGAGCTTTGCTTGCGATTACTGACCCTGCCATACAGCTTGAAGCTTGTCAGAGAATTTTAAGCGAAAAACTTTCCGTCAGAGAGGCGGAAAAACTCGCAACCTATTGGAAAGAATTTGGAACTTTGCCGGAATCAAACTTAATTCGTCAAACGCAAGCAAGTTCAACTTTGAAAAAAACACCGCCTTCTATACAGCTTCAAGATTTAACTCGTAAAATATCCGGTGCTTTAGATTTAAAAGTTAAACTAAGCGGTAGTATGGAAAAAGGCAAACTGAGCGTAACCTTTAATAACGAAGCCGAATTAAATCGCTTATTGAGTGTGTTGGGGTTAGAGGGTTAA
- a CDS encoding ankyrin repeat domain-containing protein — translation MLKRFNILILVLLVSFLFSVSTAVSAESFAIPFATLCEKGTLAEVKKDIERGANVNSVEDSYDPIFMLAPKMTPLKWAALRNPDPAVISELIKAGSEVNSKSEPKDQTALMLASAENSNPAIIKELIKAGADLTAKDILGRTALMYATAKNSNPEISKELIKAGAEVNAKDDMGYTALMYAGVEYSNPAIIKELIKAGADVKATNKSGWTVLMYVVSAEAVTELIKAGGEVNAKNEHGGTALMYAAANNPDPAIIIQLIKAGADINAKTVVTKETALFYALSNKNPEVVKVLIKAGAEVNIKNQFDRTPLDIAKQDGNKVAIEALIKAGAK, via the coding sequence ATGTTAAAACGCTTCAATATTTTAATTTTGGTATTGTTGGTTAGTTTTTTATTTTCTGTTTCGACTGCTGTGAGTGCAGAGTCGTTTGCAATTCCGTTTGCAACGCTGTGTGAAAAGGGAACTTTGGCAGAGGTCAAAAAAGACATTGAACGCGGTGCGAATGTTAATTCTGTTGAAGATAGTTATGATCCAATATTTATGTTGGCGCCTAAAATGACTCCTTTGAAGTGGGCAGCCTTGAGGAACCCAGACCCTGCTGTAATTTCTGAGCTGATTAAAGCAGGGTCAGAGGTTAATTCTAAAAGTGAACCTAAGGATCAAACAGCCTTGATGCTTGCTTCTGCTGAAAACTCAAACCCTGCGATAATAAAAGAACTAATTAAAGCCGGGGCTGATTTAACTGCCAAAGACATTCTCGGCAGAACTGCTTTGATGTATGCCACTGCAAAAAACTCAAACCCCGAGATATCGAAGGAACTTATCAAAGCAGGAGCAGAAGTTAATGCTAAAGATGATATGGGTTATACAGCGTTGATGTATGCTGGTGTTGAATATTCAAATCCTGCAATAATAAAAGAACTCATTAAAGCAGGGGCTGATGTAAAGGCTACAAATAAAAGTGGCTGGACAGTTTTAATGTATGTAGTTTCTGCTGAAGCGGTAACAGAACTCATTAAAGCAGGGGGAGAGGTAAATGCTAAAAATGAGCATGGTGGAACTGCTTTGATGTATGCCGCTGCTAATAACCCAGATCCTGCTATAATTATACAACTCATTAAAGCCGGGGCTGATATAAATGCTAAAACTGTTGTTACAAAAGAAACAGCTTTGTTTTATGCACTTTCCAACAAAAACCCTGAGGTTGTTAAGGTGCTTATTAAAGCCGGGGCTGAAGTCAATATTAAAAATCAATTTGACCGAACACCTTTAGATATAGCAAAGCAAGATGGGAACAAAGTGGCAATAGAAGCATTAATCAAAGCCGGGGCTAAATAA